The following are encoded in a window of Ruminiclostridium herbifermentans genomic DNA:
- the nrdG gene encoding anaerobic ribonucleoside-triphosphate reductase activating protein, producing MKKMIKVSGIVNESIVDGPGIRMVVFAQGCKHNCQGCHNQHTHSFDGGEYVEIDKILSDIKNNFLLDGVTLSGGDPFEQAESFAELAAEVKKMGKNVVTYTGYTFEQLIKYSSERKGFKELLDNTDLLIDGPFIKEQKSLQLKFRGSKNQRIIDVPKSIKYKKIALAIE from the coding sequence ATGAAAAAAATGATAAAAGTCTCGGGAATTGTAAATGAATCAATAGTTGATGGACCAGGTATTAGAATGGTTGTTTTTGCTCAAGGCTGTAAACATAATTGCCAAGGCTGCCACAATCAGCATACCCATTCTTTTGACGGCGGTGAATATGTTGAAATAGACAAAATTTTAAGTGACATCAAAAACAATTTCCTTTTAGATGGAGTTACGCTAAGTGGTGGGGATCCTTTTGAGCAAGCCGAAAGCTTTGCTGAACTAGCCGCAGAGGTTAAAAAAATGGGTAAAAATGTAGTTACCTATACAGGATATACCTTTGAACAGCTGATTAAATATTCCTCTGAAAGAAAAGGTTTCAAGGAACTTTTAGATAACACTGATTTGCTGATAGACGGTCCATTTATTAAAGAACAGAAAAGCTTACAATTAAAGTTTAGAGGCTCAAAAAATCAACGTATAATTGATGTGCCTAAAAGTATAAAATACAAAAAAATTGCACTTGCTATTGAATAA
- a CDS encoding anaerobic ribonucleoside triphosphate reductase yields the protein MITKIKKRDGREVPFNIEKIASAIFKAASATGGKDYNTAMNLAEKVVDYIESVYRERIPGVEEIQDAVEKILIETGHARTAKEFILYRAERTRTREMNTRLMKVYEELTFKDAKDNDLKRENANIDTDTAMGTMLKYGSEGAKQFYEMYVLKPEHAKAHNEADIHIHDLDFLTLTTTCCQIDIVKLFKNGFSTGHGHLREPNDINSYAALACIAIQSNQNDQHGGQSIPNFDYGMSLGVAKTYIKGYKQNLSKALLLLTDMDLSKEIDLVCETIEKENHLRPALNRMEQYIRIEKQYLLKYVPEDILDKAQAFSVKKTDAETDKITYQAMEAFVHNLNTMHSRAGAQTPFSSINYGTDTSPEGRLVIKNLLLATESGLGNGETPIFPIHIFKVKDGINYKDGDPNYDLFKLACRVSAKRLFPNFSFIDAPFNLKYYKEGNPDTEIAYMGCRTRVIGNVYDSSRETIFGRGNLSFTTVNLPRIALKSNKNLNTFFEELDKKIDLVIEQLYERYLIQAKKKVKNYPFLMGQGIWMDSDKLGWEDEVGEVLKHGTLSMGFIGLAECLKALIGKHHGESEQAQNLGLEIIGYMRKRMDEAAKKYKMNFSLLATPAEGTSGRFIKYDRKMFGVLEGITDKEYYTNSFHIPVYYKINAIDKIRLEAPYHELTNAGHITYVEVDGDPLNNLEAFEKIIKAMKEAGIGYGSINHPVDRDPVCGYTGIIGDTCPKCGREEEEGARFERIRRITGYLVGTLDRFNNAKLAEVRDRVKHM from the coding sequence TATAATACGGCTATGAACTTAGCTGAAAAAGTAGTTGACTATATAGAATCAGTTTATAGAGAAAGAATTCCAGGTGTAGAAGAAATACAGGACGCGGTTGAAAAAATACTAATAGAGACTGGTCATGCAAGAACAGCTAAAGAGTTCATTTTATATAGAGCAGAGAGAACCAGAACTCGAGAAATGAATACTAGGCTAATGAAGGTATATGAGGAATTAACCTTTAAGGATGCAAAGGATAATGACTTAAAACGCGAAAATGCGAATATTGATACTGACACTGCAATGGGAACCATGCTAAAGTATGGTTCTGAAGGTGCTAAGCAATTTTATGAAATGTATGTGCTTAAGCCTGAGCATGCAAAGGCACATAATGAAGCAGATATACATATACATGATTTGGATTTTTTAACTTTGACTACTACTTGTTGTCAAATTGATATAGTTAAGTTATTTAAAAACGGCTTTAGTACTGGCCATGGACATCTTAGAGAACCTAATGATATAAATAGCTATGCCGCGCTGGCTTGTATTGCGATACAGTCAAATCAAAATGATCAGCATGGTGGACAAAGTATCCCTAATTTTGATTACGGAATGTCATTGGGAGTTGCAAAAACCTATATTAAAGGCTATAAACAGAATTTATCTAAAGCATTATTGCTGCTTACTGATATGGATTTGTCAAAAGAGATTGATTTAGTTTGTGAAACGATTGAAAAAGAAAACCATCTCAGACCAGCTTTAAATAGGATGGAGCAGTACATAAGAATAGAAAAACAATATCTTCTTAAATATGTACCAGAAGATATATTAGATAAAGCACAAGCTTTTTCAGTTAAAAAAACAGATGCCGAAACTGACAAGATAACCTATCAGGCAATGGAGGCATTTGTACATAATTTGAACACAATGCACAGTCGTGCTGGTGCTCAAACTCCATTTAGTTCTATTAACTATGGAACAGATACATCTCCAGAGGGAAGATTAGTAATTAAAAATTTATTGCTTGCAACAGAAAGTGGTCTAGGAAATGGTGAAACACCTATTTTCCCAATACATATCTTTAAAGTTAAGGATGGAATAAACTACAAGGATGGAGATCCCAATTATGACTTATTTAAGCTGGCATGCCGTGTAAGTGCTAAGAGGTTATTTCCGAATTTTTCATTTATAGATGCACCATTCAACTTAAAGTATTACAAGGAAGGAAATCCTGATACAGAAATTGCATATATGGGATGCAGAACCAGAGTAATTGGAAATGTATATGACAGTTCACGAGAAACTATATTTGGAAGAGGAAATTTAAGCTTTACTACTGTCAATTTACCTAGAATTGCTTTAAAAAGCAATAAGAATCTGAATACATTTTTTGAAGAACTGGATAAAAAAATTGATTTGGTTATAGAACAGCTTTATGAAAGATATTTGATACAAGCAAAGAAAAAGGTTAAAAATTACCCATTTCTCATGGGACAAGGTATTTGGATGGATTCAGATAAGCTAGGCTGGGAGGATGAAGTTGGTGAGGTTTTAAAACATGGAACACTATCTATGGGCTTCATTGGCTTGGCTGAATGTTTGAAGGCCCTTATTGGGAAGCATCATGGAGAGTCAGAGCAGGCACAAAATCTTGGCCTAGAGATAATTGGCTACATGAGAAAGAGAATGGATGAAGCTGCCAAAAAATATAAAATGAACTTTTCTCTATTGGCAACACCGGCAGAAGGAACTTCAGGACGCTTTATCAAATATGACAGAAAGATGTTTGGGGTATTAGAAGGTATTACTGATAAAGAATATTATACAAATAGCTTTCATATACCTGTTTATTATAAAATAAATGCAATTGATAAAATAAGACTAGAGGCTCCGTATCATGAATTGACTAATGCTGGTCATATAACCTATGTTGAGGTTGATGGCGACCCTCTAAATAATCTTGAAGCATTTGAAAAAATTATTAAAGCCATGAAGGAAGCAGGTATTGGATATGGTTCTATAAATCATCCTGTTGACAGAGATCCAGTGTGTGGATATACAGGAATTATTGGAGATACTTGTCCTAAGTGTGGTAGAGAAGAAGAGGAAGGTGCTCGCTTTGAAAGAATTAGGCGTATAACTGGTTACTTAGTTGGAACGCTTGACCGCTTTAACAATGCAAAGTTAGCTGAAGTTCGCGACAGAGTGAAGCATATGTAG
- the ylxM gene encoding YlxM family DNA-binding protein: MDKVFEISLLLDFYGQLLTDRQYEIMDLHYNNDFTLTEIAEQLGISRQGVYDNEKRGRALLNEYESKLGLLSKFCEQKEKAEKVQKYLEKLNLAELSPHNKAIIEQVMQEIRELANNI; encoded by the coding sequence ATGGATAAAGTATTTGAAATATCTTTGCTGCTTGATTTTTATGGGCAGCTACTAACTGACAGACAATATGAAATTATGGATTTACATTACAACAATGATTTTACTTTGACTGAGATTGCAGAGCAACTGGGTATTAGCCGTCAAGGCGTTTATGATAATGAAAAGCGCGGAAGAGCGTTATTAAATGAATATGAAAGTAAACTTGGTTTACTAAGCAAATTTTGTGAGCAAAAGGAAAAGGCTGAAAAAGTACAAAAATATTTGGAAAAGTTAAATTTAGCTGAACTTAGTCCTCATAACAAAGCTATTATAGAGCAGGTTATGCAGGAAATAAGAGAACTTGCTAATAACATATAG
- a CDS encoding NYN domain-containing protein, with protein sequence MESGEMRLAVLIDAENVPYCDIKGIMEEIAKYGTPTIKRIYADWTKPTVSGWKNVLLENAITPIQQYSYTSGKNSSDSAMIIDAMDILYTEKVEGFCIISSDSDFTRLVIRLREAGMKVFGIGERKTPSPFIAACDKFTYIEIISASSHSNSTYENDHKKDGAAEKEQKCGTVAIGKDIINLIAVSISDVEDENGWAFLGDVGNLINKKQPDFDPRNFGFYKLTHLIRKLKEFEIEERDTNNSKIKHIYVRNKNNIVK encoded by the coding sequence ATGGAATCTGGCGAAATGAGGCTTGCAGTACTTATTGATGCTGAAAATGTACCTTATTGTGACATAAAAGGTATAATGGAAGAAATTGCTAAGTACGGAACGCCAACAATCAAGAGAATATATGCGGACTGGACAAAACCTACTGTTTCTGGTTGGAAAAATGTTTTATTGGAAAATGCTATTACTCCTATACAGCAATATAGTTATACCAGCGGGAAAAATTCATCGGATTCAGCAATGATTATTGATGCAATGGACATACTATATACAGAAAAGGTGGAAGGTTTTTGTATTATTTCAAGTGATAGTGACTTTACAAGGTTAGTAATCAGATTACGTGAAGCAGGTATGAAAGTATTTGGCATTGGTGAGAGAAAAACTCCGAGCCCTTTTATTGCTGCGTGTGATAAATTCACGTATATTGAAATAATAAGCGCTTCTTCTCATAGTAATAGCACTTATGAAAATGATCATAAGAAAGATGGAGCAGCAGAAAAAGAGCAGAAATGTGGTACAGTGGCTATTGGCAAAGATATAATAAATCTGATTGCTGTTTCAATTAGTGATGTTGAAGATGAAAATGGCTGGGCTTTTCTTGGAGATGTGGGTAACCTAATTAATAAAAAGCAACCTGATTTTGACCCTAGAAATTTTGGTTTCTATAAACTTACTCATTTAATAAGAAAACTAAAAGAATTTGAAATTGAAGAAAGAGACACAAATAACTCAAAAATAAAGCACATATATGTTAGAAATAAAAATAATATTGTAAAGTAA
- a CDS encoding OPT/YSL family transporter, protein MGNTERNFLGVEQLSLRSLIFGALGSCIITASSMYVALRMSALPWPTIFVAVLSMALLKLFGKTTNNEINITQTAMSAGSMVAGGLAFTLPGLWIMGIWNSSSGFSENFIKVLAIAIAGMLFGTVTSYILRYRFIVKNGGLPYPIGLAAAETIKAGDEGGKKSIILFGSMLVSTIYTFLRDQLAMVPQVFMYKSTILAWNSPMAVGMGYILGALYTGVWFLGALFSNAFIVPFGPKLGLFSDAAAATAFKTSAGIGLMVGTGAGVLIGIIISAIKKFAKKESNNNSAFSDKMKLFNSSRILIIVATGLAFVFTVTSGLSVVPSILLIIGIFIVSVMAATITGQTGINPMEIFGIIVLLAIRIFVDIDAAEAFMVAGCVAVASGFSGDLFNDYKAGQVLGTNPKAQLISQIVGGVIGTIVASLALFAIINQFGEIGTDTALPAGQAVGVTAMINGIGDPVVFGIAALIGAILYLLGLPTATLGIGIYLPFYISSAVFLGGVIRFVADRVRGKANNETGTVAASGLLGGEGITGVGIAIVKMFTGA, encoded by the coding sequence ATGGGTAATACAGAAAGAAATTTTTTAGGGGTGGAACAATTATCACTGAGAAGCTTAATTTTTGGGGCTTTGGGGTCTTGTATTATTACAGCAAGTTCAATGTATGTTGCTCTTAGGATGAGCGCTCTCCCCTGGCCTACAATTTTTGTAGCTGTGCTTTCAATGGCGTTATTAAAATTGTTCGGAAAAACTACTAATAATGAAATTAATATCACTCAAACTGCTATGTCAGCTGGTTCAATGGTTGCAGGGGGATTGGCTTTTACTCTCCCAGGCTTATGGATTATGGGTATCTGGAACAGTTCATCAGGCTTTTCAGAAAACTTTATTAAGGTATTAGCTATAGCAATTGCTGGTATGCTTTTTGGTACAGTTACTTCATATATTTTAAGATACAGATTCATTGTTAAAAACGGTGGTTTACCTTATCCGATCGGTCTTGCAGCAGCTGAAACAATTAAAGCTGGAGATGAAGGCGGTAAAAAATCAATTATTCTTTTTGGAAGCATGCTTGTATCAACAATTTACACATTTCTAAGAGATCAATTGGCTATGGTTCCTCAGGTATTTATGTACAAAAGCACTATACTTGCATGGAATTCACCAATGGCTGTTGGCATGGGTTATATTTTGGGTGCTCTATATACTGGTGTTTGGTTTTTAGGAGCTTTGTTCTCTAATGCATTTATAGTACCTTTTGGTCCAAAGTTGGGATTATTTTCAGATGCTGCTGCAGCCACTGCTTTTAAAACAAGTGCTGGTATAGGACTTATGGTTGGTACAGGAGCAGGAGTACTTATAGGAATAATTATATCGGCTATTAAGAAATTTGCTAAAAAAGAGAGCAATAACAATTCTGCATTTTCCGATAAAATGAAATTGTTTAACTCAAGTCGAATATTGATTATAGTTGCAACAGGTTTAGCCTTTGTTTTTACTGTTACAAGCGGATTATCAGTCGTTCCTTCAATTTTATTAATCATAGGAATATTTATTGTTTCCGTAATGGCAGCTACTATTACAGGCCAAACCGGAATTAATCCAATGGAAATTTTCGGCATTATTGTTCTTTTGGCTATAAGAATATTTGTAGATATTGATGCAGCAGAAGCTTTTATGGTAGCAGGTTGTGTTGCTGTAGCTAGTGGTTTTTCAGGAGATTTATTTAACGATTACAAAGCTGGTCAGGTACTTGGAACCAATCCAAAAGCTCAGCTTATTTCACAGATTGTTGGAGGAGTGATTGGAACAATAGTGGCTTCATTAGCCTTATTTGCTATTATAAATCAGTTTGGAGAAATTGGAACAGATACTGCATTGCCAGCAGGCCAAGCAGTTGGCGTAACTGCAATGATAAATGGAATTGGAGATCCTGTAGTCTTTGGTATTGCAGCACTAATTGGTGCAATTCTATACCTTCTAGGACTTCCTACAGCTACTCTTGGCATTGGTATTTACCTTCCATTCTATATTTCATCAGCTGTATTTCTAGGAGGAGTTATAAGATTTGTAGCTGACCGTGTACGCGGTAAAGCAAATAATGAAACAGGTACAGTTGCAGCATCAGGTTTACTTGGCGGAGAAGGTATTACAGGCGTTGGAATTGCAATTGTGAAAATGTTCACTGGAGCATAA
- the ffh gene encoding signal recognition particle protein yields MSVFEGLSGKLQETMKKFRGQGRVSEKDVKEMMREIKLALLEADVNFKVVKDFINKISERAVGQDVLESLTPGQQVVKIVHEELIELLGREQSKVTFSSKPPTVLLMVGLQGSGKTTTSGKLASLLRKQGKSPLLVACDVYRPAAIKQLQVVGGQLNIPVFTIENNTNPVEIATEAVKFANFKQHDLVIIDTAGRLHIDEKLMDELLNIKKAVNPHEILLVVDSMTGQDAVNVSQSFNEKLGIDGVVLTKLDGDTRGGAALSVKTVTGKPIKFIGVGEKLNEIEPFFPDRMASRILGMGDVLSLIEKAQDAFDEKQALELEKKMRTMQFTLEDFLEQMQQIKKMGSIGDILGMMPGIDSKALKEINQEESEKNMARTEAIIRSMTKKERNDPSIINASRKKRISAGSGTTVQEVNALLKQFEEMRKMMKMMTDMGKRSKKGGLGRFRLPF; encoded by the coding sequence ATGTCGGTTTTTGAGGGTTTGTCAGGAAAGCTCCAAGAAACAATGAAAAAATTTCGTGGGCAGGGCAGAGTATCCGAAAAAGATGTTAAAGAAATGATGAGAGAGATAAAGCTTGCTTTGCTCGAGGCTGACGTAAATTTTAAAGTAGTTAAGGATTTTATTAACAAGATATCTGAGAGGGCAGTAGGACAGGATGTTTTAGAAAGTCTAACCCCAGGACAGCAGGTAGTTAAAATAGTTCATGAAGAACTTATTGAGTTGTTAGGCAGGGAGCAGAGCAAGGTTACATTTTCCTCAAAGCCTCCAACAGTATTATTAATGGTAGGGTTACAGGGTTCTGGTAAAACAACTACTTCAGGAAAGCTGGCAAGCCTGTTAAGAAAACAGGGTAAGTCACCGCTTTTAGTAGCTTGCGATGTTTATAGACCAGCTGCTATCAAACAGCTTCAGGTTGTTGGCGGACAGTTAAATATTCCGGTATTTACAATAGAAAACAATACAAATCCAGTTGAAATAGCAACAGAAGCAGTTAAGTTTGCTAATTTTAAACAACATGATTTAGTTATAATAGATACTGCCGGAAGACTTCATATTGATGAAAAACTGATGGATGAACTGCTCAATATAAAGAAAGCAGTTAATCCTCATGAAATATTGTTAGTTGTTGATTCTATGACTGGACAAGATGCTGTTAATGTATCACAAAGCTTCAATGAAAAGCTAGGCATTGACGGAGTAGTTCTGACAAAGCTTGATGGTGATACAAGAGGTGGAGCAGCTCTTTCTGTTAAGACTGTTACAGGCAAGCCTATTAAATTTATAGGTGTGGGTGAAAAACTCAATGAAATTGAACCGTTTTTCCCAGATAGAATGGCATCACGTATACTTGGTATGGGTGATGTATTAAGCCTTATAGAAAAAGCACAGGATGCATTTGATGAAAAACAGGCTCTTGAACTGGAAAAGAAAATGCGTACTATGCAGTTTACATTGGAAGACTTTTTGGAGCAAATGCAGCAAATTAAGAAAATGGGTTCTATTGGCGATATACTTGGAATGATGCCTGGCATTGATTCAAAGGCTCTCAAGGAAATTAATCAAGAAGAGAGCGAAAAAAATATGGCTCGTACTGAGGCTATTATTAGATCAATGACAAAAAAAGAACGTAATGACCCTTCTATAATTAATGCAAGCAGGAAAAAGAGAATTTCTGCTGGAAGTGGTACAACTGTTCAAGAGGTCAATGCTCTTCTCAAGCAGTTTGAAGAGATGAGAAAAATGATGAAAATGATGACCGATATGGGTAAACGAAGTAAAAAAGGCGGATTAGGAAGGTTTAGATTACCTTTTTAA
- the coaW gene encoding type II pantothenate kinase gives MGKVIGIDIGGSTTKIVGFDKEEIIHPLLVRATDPIASVYGAFGKFLNLNSLKIEDIERIMITGVGASFINNKLFGIPTAKVDEFMAIGLGGLFLSGLKKAIIVSMGTGTALVKAENNTATHLGGTGVGGGTLLGLSNRMLNVRNFNELIETAKDGDLSHVDLTISDISKEVLETLPSETTASNFGKISDLVSNADLALGIINLVFQTIGMVAVFNTRIDNIKDVVLTGNLTNVPQSESIFKQLSKLYDVNFQTPKNAEYATAVGAARCYSENVSYREITA, from the coding sequence ATGGGTAAGGTTATAGGAATAGATATAGGTGGAAGCACTACCAAGATAGTTGGCTTTGATAAAGAAGAAATAATTCATCCTTTACTTGTACGTGCAACAGACCCTATTGCATCAGTTTATGGGGCCTTTGGTAAATTTCTAAATTTGAACTCATTAAAAATTGAAGATATAGAAAGAATAATGATCACTGGCGTTGGTGCTTCATTTATAAATAATAAACTATTCGGTATACCTACCGCAAAAGTTGATGAGTTTATGGCAATAGGATTAGGGGGCCTTTTCTTAAGCGGTTTAAAGAAAGCAATTATTGTTAGCATGGGTACAGGTACAGCTCTAGTTAAAGCAGAAAATAACACTGCAACTCATTTAGGAGGAACAGGTGTTGGCGGTGGCACTTTACTAGGTCTTTCAAATAGGATGTTAAATGTTCGTAATTTTAATGAATTGATTGAAACTGCAAAGGATGGAGATTTATCACATGTAGACCTTACTATCAGTGATATCTCAAAAGAGGTCCTTGAGACTCTTCCTAGCGAAACAACTGCCTCAAATTTTGGAAAAATAAGCGATTTAGTTAGTAATGCTGATTTAGCGCTGGGTATTATTAATCTAGTTTTTCAGACTATTGGAATGGTTGCTGTTTTCAATACAAGAATTGATAATATTAAAGATGTTGTGTTAACTGGTAATTTAACAAATGTTCCTCAGTCAGAAAGTATTTTCAAACAATTAAGCAAGCTTTATGATGTCAATTTTCAGACACCTAAAAACGCTGAATATGCTACAGCTGTAGGTGCCGCAAGATGTTATTCCGAAAATGTTAGCTACAGAGAAATAACAGCATAA
- the rpsP gene encoding 30S ribosomal protein S16, which translates to MAVKIRLKRMGATKKPFYRVVVADSRYPRDGRFIDEIGTYNPLVNPVDFKVDAEKAQKWIKNGAQPTDTVKSLLKKSGIIQ; encoded by the coding sequence ATGGCAGTTAAGATACGTTTAAAAAGAATGGGTGCTACTAAAAAACCTTTTTATAGAGTAGTAGTTGCTGATTCAAGATATCCTAGAGATGGTAGATTTATCGATGAGATAGGTACTTACAATCCTTTGGTAAATCCAGTTGACTTCAAAGTTGATGCAGAAAAAGCTCAAAAATGGATTAAGAATGGTGCACAACCTACTGATACAGTTAAGTCACTTCTTAAGAAGTCTGGTATTATACAATAA
- a CDS encoding KH domain-containing protein — protein MKELLENIAKALVDYPEEVFVNEIQNEKSIILELKVSKDDMGKVIGKQGRIAKAIRTVVKAAAVKDNRRVVVDIVQ, from the coding sequence ATGAAAGAATTGCTTGAAAACATTGCAAAAGCCCTTGTGGATTATCCAGAAGAAGTTTTTGTAAATGAAATTCAAAATGAAAAGTCAATTATTCTTGAGCTTAAAGTTTCTAAGGATGATATGGGAAAAGTAATTGGTAAGCAGGGCAGAATTGCCAAAGCTATCAGAACTGTTGTCAAGGCTGCAGCAGTTAAGGACAACAGAAGAGTAGTTGTAGATATCGTACAATAA